The Sphingomonas alpina genome has a segment encoding these proteins:
- a CDS encoding glycoside hydrolase family 36 protein: MLSNLVDRRAMLSRLMAGAALVVGPTLNARAWAAAPAGVKLSDGTLTIEFDAAMQSRVSHGGKPVTPMAAGEALFLADHRALDRFLLLDHKETAVSGPHGPGRRHQLRATSSGAVEQLLDITFLDHYPGLALYELRYRNTGTAPLAIAGWRVATHDLLSHPAGAWSFAGASYPDRRDWVQKVAPGFEQRNFMGMNGSDYGGGTPVAVVWRRDVGLAIGHIETVPRLVSLPVAAQPDGARVGLSGDEPNLLAPGATLTLPTAFLMTHVGDHFRPLDAYRRIMAERGLAAPAIPESSYGPIWCAWGYERNFTPEQVYGTLPKAKELGFEWAVLDDGWQTSEGDWKLDRKKFPRGDADMKAFADRIKADGMRPRLWFAPLAIDPGTDILRDHADMLILDRDGAAQNVSWWSAFTMCPAYPPTIEFFRAQVRRIIGDWGFEGLKLDGQHLNGVAPCYNPAHNHARPEESFEKLQDFWKAIYDEAMAINPQAVIELCPCGDSFAFHNIPAMNNTPASDPTSSWQVRLKGKTFKALMGPSAPFSGDHVELSDGRDDFASTYGIGAIPSTKFTWPKDVANPAEPLPPGGFVLTAEKEGLWRKWIDLYRTNMLPKGRYLGGLYDIGFDKPEAHAIERDGALHYAFYADTWDGPLTLRGLGAGRYTLTDSFTGSPLGAATATNNSIRAKFQRFLLVQATPAPGEKA; this comes from the coding sequence TGCCCGCGCCTGGGCTGCGGCGCCGGCGGGCGTGAAGCTTTCCGATGGCACACTGACAATCGAGTTCGATGCCGCGATGCAATCCCGCGTGTCGCACGGCGGCAAGCCGGTGACGCCGATGGCGGCTGGCGAGGCATTGTTCCTCGCCGATCATCGCGCGCTCGATCGTTTCCTGCTGCTCGACCACAAGGAGACGGCCGTGTCGGGGCCGCATGGTCCGGGTCGCCGGCACCAGTTGCGCGCTACGTCCAGCGGCGCGGTGGAACAGCTGCTCGATATCACCTTCCTTGATCATTATCCCGGTCTCGCCTTGTACGAGCTACGCTATCGCAACACCGGCACCGCCCCGCTGGCGATCGCCGGCTGGCGCGTCGCGACGCATGACCTGCTGAGCCACCCGGCTGGCGCATGGAGCTTCGCCGGCGCTTCCTATCCCGATCGCCGCGACTGGGTGCAAAAGGTCGCGCCAGGATTCGAGCAGCGCAACTTTATGGGCATGAACGGCTCCGATTATGGCGGCGGCACGCCGGTCGCCGTGGTGTGGCGCCGCGATGTGGGCCTGGCGATCGGTCATATCGAAACGGTACCACGGCTGGTCTCACTGCCGGTCGCCGCACAGCCGGACGGAGCGCGTGTCGGCCTGTCGGGCGACGAGCCGAACTTGCTCGCGCCCGGCGCGACGCTGACTCTGCCGACCGCTTTCCTGATGACGCATGTCGGCGATCATTTCCGCCCACTCGATGCCTATCGCCGCATCATGGCCGAGCGCGGTCTCGCCGCGCCGGCCATCCCCGAATCAAGCTATGGCCCGATCTGGTGCGCCTGGGGCTATGAGCGTAATTTCACCCCCGAACAGGTGTACGGTACGCTGCCCAAGGCGAAGGAGCTGGGCTTCGAATGGGCCGTGCTCGACGATGGCTGGCAGACGTCCGAGGGCGACTGGAAGCTCGATCGCAAGAAATTCCCGCGCGGCGATGCCGACATGAAGGCGTTCGCCGACCGCATCAAGGCCGACGGCATGCGCCCGCGCCTGTGGTTCGCGCCGCTGGCGATCGATCCCGGCACCGATATCCTGCGCGACCATGCCGACATGCTGATCCTCGATCGCGACGGCGCGGCGCAGAATGTCAGCTGGTGGAGCGCCTTCACCATGTGCCCGGCCTATCCGCCAACGATCGAGTTCTTCCGCGCACAGGTTCGCCGCATCATCGGCGACTGGGGGTTCGAGGGGCTGAAGCTCGACGGGCAGCATCTGAACGGCGTCGCGCCGTGCTACAACCCCGCGCACAACCATGCCCGACCCGAGGAATCGTTCGAGAAGCTGCAGGATTTCTGGAAGGCGATCTATGACGAGGCGATGGCGATCAACCCACAGGCGGTGATCGAGCTCTGCCCGTGCGGCGACAGCTTCGCTTTCCACAATATCCCGGCGATGAACAATACGCCGGCGTCCGACCCCACCTCGTCCTGGCAGGTCCGGCTGAAAGGCAAGACCTTCAAGGCGTTGATGGGTCCGTCCGCGCCGTTTTCCGGCGACCATGTCGAGCTGAGCGACGGGCGCGACGACTTCGCCTCCACTTACGGGATCGGCGCGATCCCCTCGACCAAATTCACCTGGCCGAAGGATGTGGCCAATCCGGCCGAACCGCTGCCGCCCGGCGGCTTTGTGTTGACCGCGGAGAAGGAGGGGCTGTGGCGCAAATGGATCGATCTGTACCGCACCAACATGCTGCCCAAGGGTCGCTATCTCGGCGGGCTCTATGACATCGGCTTCGACAAGCCGGAGGCGCATGCGATCGAACGCGATGGCGCGCTGCATTACGCCTTTTATGCCGACACATGGGATGGCCCGCTCACCCTGCGCGGCCTCGGTGCCGGACGCTACACGTTGACTGACAGCTTTACCGGCAGTCCACTCGGCGCGGCCACCGCGACAAACAACAGCATTCGCGCCAAATTCCAGCGCTTCCTGCTGGTGCAGGCAACGCCTGCACCGGGAGAAAAGGCATGA